TTGGTGACTGGACGGCGCAATACATTGCCTTGCGGCAGTTGCGGCAGATGGATGCGTTTCCGAGCGGGGATGTGGGGTTGATCAATTCGCTGGCGGCGCTGGAAGGTCGAGTGGTGACGGCTCGGGAGTTGTGGGTGCGGGCCGAGACTTGGCGGCCCTATCGAGGGTATGCGGCGCAGGTGCTTTGGACATCGTTGAGCCGACCGGGTTGAGCTGAGCCGAGATGTGTAGTGACTTTCCGGGTCTCTTCGCGGGCAAGCCCGCTCCCACAGGTTTTGTGATCGACGCTGAGCTAATGTGGGAGCGGGCTTGCTCGCGAAGGGGCCCGAACAGTCACCACCACTGCGCGCGATGGGAACCCAATTCTGCGGCCGGAAGCGCCCACTGCAGCGGTGTTCCGGTGATTTTCAGTGGCACCTGCAGCCGATGGGCCGGCCCCCATGGTGTCTGCTCAACCAACATCCCTTGATCGCTTTGATCCTCCGCCCGCAACGCCTCGTCGGTTCCTGCGCCATGTTCAATCAGCAACCTGGCGGTCCGCGCCAACGACAACCTGGCCGACCCGCCACGGCCCAATAACTTGATCGCCGCAGCGGCCATCAAATACCCGGTGGCGTGATCAAGCGCCTGCACCGGCAGCGGTGTCGGCTGGTTCGCTTTCTTCCACTGCATCCCCGCTTCGGCAATCCCGCTGCTCATCTGTACCAAACTGTCGAACCCTCGACGGTTCTGCCAGGGGCCGCTCCAACCGTAGGCGTTGAGGCACACATCAATCAGTCCCGGCGCCAGTTTTTGTCGCACGGCGACGCCGTAGCCCAACCTTTCCAATGCATCGGCGCGGTAGCCGTGGAGCAGGATATCGGTGTCCTTGAGCAGGCTTTCGAACACCGCACGATCAGTCTTGTCGTGCAGATCCAGGCGCGCACAACGTTTGCCCAATGTGACTTCCGGCACCACGCCCGGTTCGTTCCAGGTCGGTGGGTCGATGCGCAAAACATCGGCGCCGAGGCCGGCGAGAAAACGACTGGCGATGGGGCCAGCCAACACGCGGGTCAAATCCAGCACCTTGACCCCGGCCAGCGGTTGAGCCACTGAACCCTGCCACGGTTTTGGGTTTTTACTGTCGTCGGCGCTGAACTGAAT
This genomic stretch from Pseudomonas wuhanensis harbors:
- a CDS encoding CoA transferase; translation: MTDLLTSIQAALGLPHTPIPFTSSGALPSAFAVTDLACASIAAAGQAASELLHQQTGRLPSLEVDRRLASFWFATSIRPMGWSVPPLWDPVAGDYATKDGWIRLHTNAPHHRAAAESVLGACANRAAMASKVAQWVKSDLEQAVVDAGGCAAEMRSWAQWQAHPQGLAVNAEPLIQFSADDSKNPKPWQGSVAQPLAGVKVLDLTRVLAGPIASRFLAGLGADVLRIDPPTWNEPGVVPEVTLGKRCARLDLHDKTDRAVFESLLKDTDILLHGYRADALERLGYGVAVRQKLAPGLIDVCLNAYGWSGPWQNRRGFDSLVQMSSGIAEAGMQWKKANQPTPLPVQALDHATGYLMAAAAIKLLGRGGSARLSLARTARLLIEHGAGTDEALRAEDQSDQGMLVEQTPWGPAHRLQVPLKITGTPLQWALPAAELGSHRAQWW